In Phormidium ambiguum IAM M-71, the genomic window ACTGGAAGAATCGGCAGATATAGATGATGAAGATTTAGATTTAAATGCTACTGTTCCCGCTAGAGCTTTGGGAGAATTAGAAAGAATTTTACGGATGAAACAATCAGGAAATGCGGAAACTCCTGAACAACAAGTTTCACTACATTTTGGTCAAGGTCAAGTAGTTTTTCAATGGTTGGAACAAAGAATTACTTCTCGCTTACTTGAGGGACAATATCCCGCTTATCGTCAGTTGTTACCTCAAGGTTTTAATAAGTCTTTGACTGTGGAACGAAAGCAGTTTTTGAGTGTTTTGGAACGGATTTCGGTTTTGACAGATCCGAAGAATCAAATTGTGAAGGCTACTTTGGATGGAGATAATCAAAAGATGACTTTATCTATTGAAGCTAAGGATGTGGGAAGTGGTCGAGAAACTATTCCGATTCAGTTTTCTGGAGATAGTATGGAGATTGCTTTTAATGTGAAATATTTGATGGAAAGTTTGCGGAATATTAGTACTCAGGAAGTACAAATGCAGTTGAATACTGCTACTAGTCCGGTGGTTTTACAGCCTTTGGGTGGTGCGAAGGCTACTCATTTGATTATGCCTGTGCAGTTGCGGAATTAGTGGAAAATTAGAGGTTTTAGAGGTTTCTAAAATCTCTAAGTTTTAGATTTTTTTGAACCGCGAAGACGCGAAGGACACGAAGAAAGAGGAGAAGAATAAATTTTTATATAAATTTTTTGAAACCGCAGAGACGCAGAGGACGCAGAGGAAGAGAAGGAGAGGTTTAGAACTCAAATAGGAGTGTTAGATGAGTGGTAAGGTGATTGAAATTCTTTCGGCGGAAGAGGTTAGACGTACTGTTAATCGGATGACTTCTCAGGTGGTGGAAAGGTGTCTTGATTTGTCTAAGTTGGCTTTGCTGGGTATTCAATCTGGGGGTGTGCCTTTGGCGCATTTGATGGCGAAGCAAATTAAATTGTTGGAACAAATAGATGTGCCTGTGGGTGCTTTAGATATTACTTTTTATCGGGATGATTTGGATCGGATTGGGATGCGAGCTCCTTTGAAAAGCGAAATTCCTTTTGATGTTTCGGGAAAGACGATCGTACTTGTAGATGATGTAATTTATAAGGGACGAACTGTTCGTGCTGCACTTAATGCGGTGATTGAATATGGTAGACCAGAATCAATTTTTTTGGCGGTGTTGGTCGATCGGGGACATCGGGAATTACCAATTCAACCGGATTTTACCGGAAAACAATTACCAACTGCTAAAGAAGAACAGGTAAAGGTTTATTTGCAAGATTTGGATGGCAAGGATGGTGTAGATTTAATTAAACCTTAAAGTAACAGGAAAATTTTTAGGGTGAATCAGAATTATAATGATGCTATATAGTAATTAAATTAGCTAAGTTTATGGCAGAAACTCAGGTGCGAAAAGCAGACCATTTGCGAATCTGTCTGGAAGAATCTGTACAATTTCAGCAAACTACTAATGGTCTGGAAAAATATAAGTTTACTCACTGTTGTTTACCAGAAATTAATCGAGATGAAATAGATTTAACAACTAGTTTTTTGGGTAAAAAGTTAGCTGCACCATTATTAATTTCTTCAATGACTGGAGGAACAGATTTTGCGGGGGAAATTAATCAACGATTGGCAGAAATAGCCCAACATTATAAAATTGCAATGGGTGTGGGTTCCCAAAGAGTAGCAGTAGAAGACCCGCAGGTGGGGAAAACTTTTGCGGTCCGATCGCACGCCCCAGATGCACTTTTGTTCGCTAACTTGGGGGCTGTACAATTAAACTATGAATATGGCATCGATCAATGTGAAAAAGTCATTGATTTATTAGCCGCCGATGCCTTAATTTTACATTTAAATCCGTTGCAAGAGTGCGTACAAACCAAAGGTGATACTAACTTTCGCGGATTATTAAATAAAATTGCTCAACTGTGTAAAAAATTGCCCGTACCTGTGATCGCCAAAGAAGTCGGTAATGGCATTTCTGGGGAAATGGCGCAAAAGTTAATTGATGCGGGTGTGGCGGGAATTGATGTGGCTGGCGCGGGGGGCACTTCTTGGGCGAAAGTGGAAAGCGAAAGGGCGCAAGATCCCATGCAGCGACGTTTGGGGCAGACTTTTACCGATTGGGGCATACCTACGGCTGAATGTATTGTCAGCGTCCGGGATGTTGCGCCTGATGTGCCTTTAATTGCTTCTGGGGGGTTGCGCGATGGCTTGGAGGTGGCGAAAGCGATCGCACTTGGCGCAGATCTCGCAGGTTTAGCAATGCCATTTTTGCAAGCTGCGGCTACTTCAGAAGCAGCATTACACGAACTAGTACAAGTATTAATAGCAGAAATTACTACAGTGTTATTCTGCACAGGTAATGCCACTCTCAAAGATCTGAAACACTCAAAAGCGTTAAAAAGATTAGGATAGTGGTTAGTAGTTGGTAGTTAGTGTAAAAAGGTAGAAGGAAAGAAGGCTTCTCCAGTCAACTTTTTACTTTTTTTAACTATTTAATTATTAGTGTCACACTACACTAATAATTAGATAAAACTACTAACAATTCACTATTAACCACTAGCAATATAATGGCTAAAATGCGCGATTTTTTCAAATACACCTTTGCCAGCTTTCTTGGGATTTTGGTTTTCTTTGGTTTGTGTACTGGTGGCTTAATTTTTTTACTGATCTCAGCAGCATTAAAAGATACAGGGCCTGAAGTTAGAAATAAATCAGTTTTAGTTTTTGATTTATCTACTAAAATTACTGATACCAGCCCTGGATCTGGTACAGGTGAATTATTACAAAAAGCCGTATCAGGAGAAAGAGATAATGTCGTTACTCTCCGTACAGTTTTAGAGACAATTAATAAAGCAGCCGTAGATAAGCGAATTGTCGCTATTTATCTAGATGGTAATACAGAATCCGAAGGAAGAATTGCTGGGTTTGCTACTCTTAAAGAAGTGAGAAAAGCCCTAGAACGTTTTAAAGCGACTGGAAAAAAAATTATTGCTTATAATGTAGATTGGGATGAACCAAGTTATTATTTATCTTCAGTAGCAAACACCATTGTCGTTAACCCAATGGGTGTTTTAGAAATGAATGGTTTGCGTTCCGAAACTTTGTTTTTGAGTGGTGCTTTAGAAAAATATGGTGTTGGGGTACAAGTGTTGCGGGTGGGTAAATATAAGTCGGCGGTAGAACCATTTCTTCTAAAAGAACTTAGTGCAGAAAATCGCCAACAAACGCAAAGATTATTAAATGATATTTGGGGTGATTTCCGTGCCACTGTTGGTAATAGTCGTAAATTAACTCCGCAACAAATTCAGACGATCGCAGATAATAAAGGTTTGCTAATGGCGAGTGAAGCAAAAAACAGTCGCTTAGTAGATAAAGTAGCTTATTTTGACGAGGTAGTCACAGACTTAAAAAAACTGACTGGTAGTGATAACGACGAAGAAAAAAGTTTCCGCCAAATTAGTTTAAATACTTATGCCAGAGTTCCCGATCGAGAAGTCGGGAAAGAACGATCGTCAAGAAATAAAATTGCTATTGTTTATGCTGAAGGGGAAATTGTTAATGGGCAAGGTAGTTTAAGACAAGTCGGAGGCGATCGCATTGCCAGTCAACTGCGCCAACTACGACAAAATAAAGATGTCAAAGCAGTAATTTTACGAGTTAATAGCCCTGGTGGTAGTGCCAGTGCTTCTGAGATTATTCAAAGAGAAGTAAAATTAACTCGTCAAGCTAAACCAGTCGTAGTTTCAATGGGAAATTATGCTGCTTCTGGTGGCTACTGGATTTCCACTTATGCTAACCGAATTTTTGCCGAACCAAACACTGTTACTGGTTCTATTGGTGTATTTGGAATTTTACCAAACCTGCAAAAATTAGCTAATAATAATGGTGTAACTTGGGATGTGGTAAAAACTGGTCGATTTGCTGACTCACAAACAGTTTCTCGGCCAAAAACCCCGGAAGAATTAGCAATTTATCAAAATGCAGTTAACAAAATTTACTATCAGTTTGTAGGGAAAGTTGCCGATTCGCGGAAGTTACCAGCCAGCAAAGTTCAAGAAATTGCCCAAGGACGAGTTTGGTCAGGTTTAGCAGCAAAACAAATTGGCTTAGTTGATAATATTGGTGGCATCAATGAAGCAGTTCAATATGCTGCTAAAGAAGCTAAATTAGGCGATGATTGGGAAATCAAACAATTGGGGAGAAGTAGTTCTTTGGAAGAACGGTTATTGAAGAATTTGCTTAGCTATGTGCCAGGTATTTCTCATCAAGAACAATCGGTAAATACAGTGATGCAGTTTGGCAAATTTGAAGAAACTTACCAACATTTTAAAGAAGAATTACAAGTGTTTGCCAATCTCAACGATCCACTGAATGTTTATGCTCGATTACCTTACAATATGCTGATTGATTAGTTAGCTATATTACTGAAATCCCCAACTTCTCGCAGAAGTTGGGGATTTAAATTCAGGATAACTAAATTTTTTTAATTAAATAGGCACAACGTCGATCGCCCTGCAAAATATGTTCTACTCTTTGAATAGAAACAGTTGGGCCTAATAAAGTACGGAAAACTTCCAATTCAGAAGAACATAATAAGTGACAACTGTTAGCTGCCGATCGCACAGGACAGTGATTTTCTACTAATAATAAAGCATCATCGGATTGAGAAATTACCTCAGCCATGTAGCCTTCTTGAGCTCGTAAATTGGCGATCGCTTTTACCTTTTCCGACCAATCTCTGCCTTCAGCAATCTCCACACTTCTGGCAGTGTAAGCTTGAATTTGCCGCCCAGCACGTTCGGCCAAAAGTTTTTCTAATCCCGAACTGCCAAAAACTGCTTCAACTCCCCGCAACAAATCCACCATTAAATCAGCGTGACTATCGGGAAACTGACTGCTACAATGTTCCGTCAAATGCCACAGCTTAACAGGACGACCTTGGGGGCGGCGTTCTTCGTAATATGTTACCCATTTTTCGGCTCGAAGTATTTGTAAATGTTGGCGGACAGCCATTGGCGATACTCCCAGCTGTTTGGCAATATTGGTGGCAGTTTGTGCCCCTTGCATTTTTAAGAGGTAAAGGATTTGATCTTTAGATTTTTGTCTTTCCTCCATGTTCTCGACCGGGGACTTATCAGATTTGCTTATACTAAAATCGTTTTTCACGGTGTTATCTTTAAATTTGCTAATAAAAGAACGATAACATTTATCAGTTTTAAGGGCAGAATATATTAAGCCGAATTAGACAAGTAGTTTTAAAAATTACATCTTTCTATGGATAGAAAAAAGCAACGCCCACAAATTAAAAAAGCTAATCGCTTCTTCTTATATATTTTGGCGTGTAGCACAGTGGGTGTGGTGTTGGGGGGAACTGCTAGCTGGGCAGAAAGCAATCGTTGTTGGCTAGCAGATTCGCCCAGCAAACAGTGCATAACTGAAAGTCCTCTGATGTCAACCATCCAAGGTATGAGTACAGGATTAATCGCTGGAATGGGTGCGGGACTTGGTGCGACTTGGCAAATGAATCGGAAAGATTAATCTTAAAAGCGGTAGTTGCGATCGCGTACCCACAAACTCAGCGGAACAGAATTACCTTGAGCATCTACTTTCACTTCTACAACAAAAGGTAAAGGTTTTCCTTGTGACCTTTCAACTCCTGTTTGCGCCTGACTAATATCTCTGTTGAACTCTTCTCGCCGATCTTCTGGGAAATAATAATTTTCCAGTCCATAATCGATCGTGCCGTAGCGTAAGCGACCCCTCAAAGCTACTTGATTAGCAGGTAAATTAGCAGGAAGAGAAGTACTTACAGCAACAGGCTTCCAGGGTTTAGGACGACCTGAAGAATTTTGTTCTGTGGGCGCTTCTAAAATTACATATAAATTTCGAGATTCCCGATTTTGATTCTTTAACTCTTTCCCTCCAGGTAACTTTTCTAAATTTGCTTTTCGAGAAATATCATAAGTCAGAGTTTGGGAATAACCTCGTAACAAATCATAAGGATCGACTGGCGCGGTTTGTAAAATAGCCGTTTTTCCTGTTAAATGAATCAAAATAGCTTGAGCAGGAATAGCGACTATTAACGCCGTTTGAAAAGCTAAAGGTAGCCAAAATCTCCAAGAACGGGTATTAGGAAAAGCTTGAGAATTATCATTAGTATTCATCTGTGTTTATCTGTGTTCATCTGTGGACATCTGTGGTTAAAAAAATCCTAATTTTATTGCTCAGGATTAAAATTTCTGAGATAACGTTCAAACCAAAGTCCGGCGGCAATAACACCAACACCACACAGGAATAAAACAAAAGCTTTAAATAACAAATTGGTGTCGTATTCTAACATTCTAGTAGCAATTTGTAAGGTTAGTAGTATGATGCCACCCCAGAATCCCCGCCTTTCCCCAGTTCCGATTGATTCTCGAATTAAACCAGCAGCGAGAATAAATAAAACAGCATTGAAAACAAAGATAGCGACTGCGGAAATAGGAGTAATATTGACATGAAATAACAGGACAAATGCTGCGATCGCAATCATGCTAGCAACAACCGCAGTAGTTCGATCCATCCGTTGCCCTAAATGTAACCATTGCCAAATTGCGATCGACCAAAGAAATATGACATTTATTACTAATAAAATGTCATTGGGATTGAACTCTTTGACTAGATTTGGCTGTGTCGTATCCCAAACAAATTGGAAAGATAAAAGATAATATGATATAGCCAAAAAAGCTAAGGCTAAATTTCTGGCTATTACTTGAAATGGCTTGTTAGCGGAATTATTAATGAATCTAAATCGCCAGAAGTTATCATCATATCCCCATAATAAAGCCGGAGGTAAAATCATCGCAGTTGTAGTAAGTAATGAGGCTAAAATTTTACTGGGAAGCTCGATTTGAACTAAGGTTACTTCTAGAGAAAAGATGATTAAGATTGCACTGAGTCCGAATAGCCAACGCGATCGACACCAATATGCCAAAGGAATAAGCGTCAAACTGGCTAATAATGGCATATTTTGTAAAACTAACTTCAACCACGAAAAATCGTCTATTGCATAGAGTTCAAAAATTCCCAACCAATAACCAAATCCGATTAACAAAATTGACAAAATTCCTAACAAAGTTAAGCGCAAACTGTAAGCCATTGCTAACACGCCAATTCCCCAAACTATGTATAATCCAGCCGGGGAACCACTTTGATGAAACATTTGCGCCATTAGTGCCATATTTGCACCTAATATCAGCGCCCCTAACAATAATAAACCTTGACCT contains:
- a CDS encoding DUF2157 domain-containing protein, whose translation is MVSDKFRHQLRQEAAKWQTEGLIDESQYELLSQRYHFNTLDTSARNRFIIIIFGLGSLLLGLAVITFVAANWQDWSREWRVFLLVSVFVGVNTAGFYLWRSPTAQWQNRLGQGLLLLGALILGANMALMAQMFHQSGSPAGLYIVWGIGVLAMAYSLRLTLLGILSILLIGFGYWLGIFELYAIDDFSWLKLVLQNMPLLASLTLIPLAYWCRSRWLFGLSAILIIFSLEVTLVQIELPSKILASLLTTTAMILPPALLWGYDDNFWRFRFINNSANKPFQVIARNLALAFLAISYYLLSFQFVWDTTQPNLVKEFNPNDILLVINVIFLWSIAIWQWLHLGQRMDRTTAVVASMIAIAAFVLLFHVNITPISAVAIFVFNAVLFILAAGLIRESIGTGERRGFWGGIILLTLQIATRMLEYDTNLLFKAFVLFLCGVGVIAAGLWFERYLRNFNPEQ
- the fni gene encoding type 2 isopentenyl-diphosphate Delta-isomerase produces the protein MAETQVRKADHLRICLEESVQFQQTTNGLEKYKFTHCCLPEINRDEIDLTTSFLGKKLAAPLLISSMTGGTDFAGEINQRLAEIAQHYKIAMGVGSQRVAVEDPQVGKTFAVRSHAPDALLFANLGAVQLNYEYGIDQCEKVIDLLAADALILHLNPLQECVQTKGDTNFRGLLNKIAQLCKKLPVPVIAKEVGNGISGEMAQKLIDAGVAGIDVAGAGGTSWAKVESERAQDPMQRRLGQTFTDWGIPTAECIVSVRDVAPDVPLIASGGLRDGLEVAKAIALGADLAGLAMPFLQAAATSEAALHELVQVLIAEITTVLFCTGNATLKDLKHSKALKRLG
- the pyrR gene encoding bifunctional pyr operon transcriptional regulator/uracil phosphoribosyltransferase PyrR, whose protein sequence is MSGKVIEILSAEEVRRTVNRMTSQVVERCLDLSKLALLGIQSGGVPLAHLMAKQIKLLEQIDVPVGALDITFYRDDLDRIGMRAPLKSEIPFDVSGKTIVLVDDVIYKGRTVRAALNAVIEYGRPESIFLAVLVDRGHRELPIQPDFTGKQLPTAKEEQVKVYLQDLDGKDGVDLIKP
- the dnaN gene encoding DNA polymerase III subunit beta yields the protein MKFICSQNDLNTHLSLVSRAVPSRPTHPVLANVLLTADKETQRVSLTGFDLTLGIKTSFAAEVEEDGIITLPAKLLNDIVSRLPDGEITVSDDEALAIATLTCASGSYQVRGMSAEEFPELPSIEDGQTVNLSGETLIEGLHGTLFATSGDETKQVLTGVHLTFGNEGLEFAATDGHRLAMVETFNKLEESADIDDEDLDLNATVPARALGELERILRMKQSGNAETPEQQVSLHFGQGQVVFQWLEQRITSRLLEGQYPAYRQLLPQGFNKSLTVERKQFLSVLERISVLTDPKNQIVKATLDGDNQKMTLSIEAKDVGSGRETIPIQFSGDSMEIAFNVKYLMESLRNISTQEVQMQLNTATSPVVLQPLGGAKATHLIMPVQLRN
- a CDS encoding helix-turn-helix transcriptional regulator, coding for MEERQKSKDQILYLLKMQGAQTATNIAKQLGVSPMAVRQHLQILRAEKWVTYYEERRPQGRPVKLWHLTEHCSSQFPDSHADLMVDLLRGVEAVFGSSGLEKLLAERAGRQIQAYTARSVEIAEGRDWSEKVKAIANLRAQEGYMAEVISQSDDALLLVENHCPVRSAANSCHLLCSSELEVFRTLLGPTVSIQRVEHILQGDRRCAYLIKKI
- a CDS encoding GDYXXLXY domain-containing protein gives rise to the protein MNTNDNSQAFPNTRSWRFWLPLAFQTALIVAIPAQAILIHLTGKTAILQTAPVDPYDLLRGYSQTLTYDISRKANLEKLPGGKELKNQNRESRNLYVILEAPTEQNSSGRPKPWKPVAVSTSLPANLPANQVALRGRLRYGTIDYGLENYYFPEDRREEFNRDISQAQTGVERSQGKPLPFVVEVKVDAQGNSVPLSLWVRDRNYRF
- the sppA gene encoding signal peptide peptidase SppA, coding for MRDFFKYTFASFLGILVFFGLCTGGLIFLLISAALKDTGPEVRNKSVLVFDLSTKITDTSPGSGTGELLQKAVSGERDNVVTLRTVLETINKAAVDKRIVAIYLDGNTESEGRIAGFATLKEVRKALERFKATGKKIIAYNVDWDEPSYYLSSVANTIVVNPMGVLEMNGLRSETLFLSGALEKYGVGVQVLRVGKYKSAVEPFLLKELSAENRQQTQRLLNDIWGDFRATVGNSRKLTPQQIQTIADNKGLLMASEAKNSRLVDKVAYFDEVVTDLKKLTGSDNDEEKSFRQISLNTYARVPDREVGKERSSRNKIAIVYAEGEIVNGQGSLRQVGGDRIASQLRQLRQNKDVKAVILRVNSPGGSASASEIIQREVKLTRQAKPVVVSMGNYAASGGYWISTYANRIFAEPNTVTGSIGVFGILPNLQKLANNNGVTWDVVKTGRFADSQTVSRPKTPEELAIYQNAVNKIYYQFVGKVADSRKLPASKVQEIAQGRVWSGLAAKQIGLVDNIGGINEAVQYAAKEAKLGDDWEIKQLGRSSSLEERLLKNLLSYVPGISHQEQSVNTVMQFGKFEETYQHFKEELQVFANLNDPLNVYARLPYNMLID